Part of the Oncorhynchus keta strain PuntledgeMale-10-30-2019 chromosome 31, Oket_V2, whole genome shotgun sequence genome, ctgcaATGTAATAAATGGCATgggagtcaaacgtggtttcatgtttgataccgttccatttatttCATTACAGACATTACAATTAGCcggtcctcctatagctcctcccaccaacctCCACTGGTAGTTACGGTATGTACATTTCAAATTGTCCACTTGTTTTGCATACTCACAATATGTAGGTTATCACACCAATACTCctgaagagaagagagatatgAGTGACTTTGTGCACAAAACGATTTACCCTGATAGTCAAGGCAGCTGGGACATTTTGTTTGGTTTTTCTAATGAATAACATTGTAGTAATGGTTACCAAATGTCGGCTGCCTCGCTCAGGGGTTCATAGTTAATCACCTCAGGGGCTGGGAATAAAATGgaaagggagaagggggagagtgagagataaTGAGATACACATAATACAATCCAGCCTTATCCAGAAAAACAAAGTGTGTGTAACAGAGGAAAAGAACTGATAGTAAACGAGAGAGACCTCTTTTGTAAGGACTTGAGAATACAATAGAGGAGAGTAACTTCCTTTTGTCACAACAGTCACTGTGTCAttgtgttagggaaacactgggtgaTGCTAACACTGCTGTTGCACAATATAATGGCATTCTCTAATGATTAATAATGAATAAATGCTCtaaggacgtcattgtaaataagaatttgttctcaactcacttgcctagttaaataaataaaaatatataaataaatcctAAAATCTTACAGTAGAACACATGAAAATGTGCAACTAGTTGGGGAATGAGTGGGTTATGGTAGAACCCATGGCCCAACAATAATACCCATGCAACCCTCCTGCCCTCTCTTATAGTAATCATTCCGTTACACTCTTTGTGTTGGCGACTCAGGTTGCATCACGTATTTCAGGCCTGTTGAAACTTCTCACCTagtcacacgtctctctctcactacccccaGAGCCCCACCACACGCTCTGATGTCACATCCTGTCCACAACCACACTACTACCCCTTGAAACTGTCTCTATGGAAACCTCAGCACCTTTCTAGAGGCTCATGCTAAATAAAAACTAaaacagacaggaagacacactgtacacacatcaAACATACACACCATAATCACACACTAACAAAATGCTCACACAACATGAGACGCATACTGATTGACACAATTTCCACCAAACACAGACAGTAAACGTGGAATGTTCCACTTACCGATGTACTGTGGGGTCCCAGATAGGCTCCTGTACTCCTCTCCCTGTTTGAGGCAATGGGCCAGTCCAAAGTCAATGATCTTGATGTGGGGGTGTGGCATCGTCTTGTCAGCCAGCATGATGTTCTCTGGCTAAATGgaaaacagagaatgttacacaCACAATGCCAAATGCTGATggaatgaaaaacagcccaaatGGGTTTAGGCAAGGGGCAACAGAGTCAGGAAACGGGAGGCCAGTCCCACCTAATTCATGGTACGGGGAAGCACTGCTTTCTATCAGCTCTATTTCTATTCCTGTGTGTCTCACCTTGAGGTCAAAGTGGGCAATGTTCTTAGTGTGCATAAAGCCCACTCCCATGAGGATCTGCTTCAAGAACTCTATGGCCTCCTCCTCAGACAGGCTCTCCTTCTCTGCTATGAAATCAAACAGCTCCCCACCACTGATactagagcagagagagggaggagggggggcagTGAGAAGgaagtgggggaaaaaagtagaTAGAATTAAGTAGATGTAAGTTTGTCAGAGAATATCTTCATCACatacagatgtcggatcttaatttgatcactctgttgcaGGAGACATTTAAAACTTGTAatatatttgaggtttaaaaggcttctgaagtttgtattttctattttgacatttcaaacttgattttcccttaggaataatgtatcaacccctacacaaatgtccatgaattataatccacaaaataattcacatttcttgttgctgcaggatttTTCCCTGCTGTAGCAagctggctcaaattaagatcctacatctgacTTATAATAACTAGACCAAGTTATGAAAATGGCATCTCATTCCTATTAAAGTTACTCGAAAGTGAATCAGCCTAAAAGTTTGCTTCCAGATGTTATATTCATGCGCTCTTGTTTCCTGGAGTGCAGCACCAATTTGGTTGCAgttgtgagtgtgtctgtatttgGGGGGCTATTGTTCAGTTATATTAACAAGTTTTGAGTTGTCTGTCTGGCCTGGACTATTAGATCAATGCTAGTAATGACAGGAGGATTAGATGGGCTGACGGGGCCAAGTGCTTCTCATCGTGTTCCCATTAAACAGGGTGGGAGTGAGAGTGGTGCTCCACGCAACTATTTCCATCCCACCTTCTGTGGGCTGAgggggaagacagacagacagacagacagacagacacagacagacagacagacagacaagcagaggtctccccctccctccatctgtccccaCTTGACTCACAGCTCCACGATGAGCACCACCTCGGCACGACTCTCAAACACATCCCTGAGGGCCATGACGTTGGCGTGCTGCAGGCTCTGCAGtatctccacctccctctccacacTCTTCCTCTCCAGGCCCAGGCGGCTACTGGCGCTCCGACGCAGCTTCAGGAACTTCCCCGCCCAGTTGACCTTGGACGCCCGCTCCAGCACCGCACGCACTTGCCCAAAGTGACCActagaggggggcagagagggatGATATCGTAGGAAACGTTTGCATTGTGCTCTATATTACGCTGTACTACTCCTGTGATGCTAATAGGCCTAAAGCTAGTTTGAATGTTTGATTAGAGTGAATAACTGAGAGAGGGGCATTGCACCTTTCTAGTACTATTTACATAGCAGTGTATTCCTAGCATTATATGTAAATTAAGTGAaattcaaatcaattcaaatgaaCATCAATTCATGTCTAGCGCTGTTCCATTCTCTACTCCAAACCTTCTCACTCACCTGCCAAGCACCTCTCCAATCTCATAGTAGTCCTCCACATTCTGCAGCTTAATCTGAGCCATGGTCTTgctctttttccctcttcccccccccctcccacactATTTTTCTGGTTGTTTTCCAGAGCTACTGCACTCTGTAGAAGTGAGGGAAGAAAAAGGGATGACAGAACAGATTTGGAAGGTAAACTAAGATGTATTTCAAATATAGAAGCAAGTAAGTCACCAGACAGCATCAGGAAACATGGAAGAATGCCGGGACAATAAACAGTACTCTGTGTGTAGATATAATTATGTCAAGCGTATAGCAGCAGATAAACTAATGGAAACCAACATGGACATAAATTGAAaaaaggcacacacacgcacaccaaccaACACAACCATGGTCGCTGGCAGATGTTTTGGGTTGGcatagggggaggggggtgtggaGCGATTTTAAAAGAAATGTATTTATCATCATCCATACTTTGCGCAACTATGCACACAAGAAAACAGCCAACCCCCATGATTTGTATCACGTTACAGTTTTTTCAATCACTTTGATGAGATTTTCACACGTATGTCACAACTGTTAGTACACAACTCAAaacagatcctcaaaaaggtaGTTGTTTCACAACTCTAAGCACTTTTTCAATTGACTTGATTCTATATCAAGTGCTGAAGATTTGCACTGTAGCACGATTGAAATCTAGGCCACAATTCAATTTGTATTGTGAAAGTTCAGCGCTATAGCGCGATTGAAATTGATAGGTAATTTCTGATTGAGGCGAAATATGCAGTTTACCGTGAATACAGTCTCCCCGAACGCGGGAACAGTGCCTTTAATTTAAATCACGCTATAGCAATTTGATTGCAAATGGGATAGAAATCAAGGATATTTTCAGTAAATGTTTATGGGTAGTGCCAGTGTATTGcctaatgtgaaaacagtgtaatattgtcacgccctgaccgtagagcattttatttctctatttggttaggtcagggtgtgatgtagGGTGGGCATTCATTCATGTtttatatttctgtgtgtttggccgagtgtggttcccaatcagaggcagctgtctatcgttgtctctgattgggaatcatacttaggcagcctgttttgccaccttagttgtgggtagttgtctgtgTTAGTGGTCTGTATAGCCCTAGGAAGCTGCACGgtcgtttcttgttttgttggcgacattcttaataaaggaaaatgtacgctcaccactctgcaccttggtccagtcattTCCCTGACGATGTTCGTGACTAATATACTGTCATTGAATGTAATAGGCTACAGTACTGTCAAAGGACAATTTTGCATCTTGCATTTATTTCTATTAGATTAACTGTTAGTTAAAACAACTACATTGAGAAGATATCATGATGTGTTTTGGTGATTAAATCAAGGTTCTCATGGTATTTCACAATACAATTATATTTTGGATCAATGGTTGTGTGGTGAAAGTCTACAAACTAAATGAATACAAAATATATGGTTTTGAATATAAGATGTTGCTGTTTTACAAGTCTTACCAGTTTCGAGTTTTTTACTAAGAGTTTAGAAAAATCACCATATATTTGTGAAAAGATCACCAAAGCGATTGGAAGGGAAAAAGACGGTCAATAGACAACTACACCTCTTCCTTGCATttcatgtgtgtgtttgatggtCAGTCCTGCATGAACACTGATAACTTGGAACAAAAGCAGGCACTGACTGCGCCCTTATCCCGATGTGTTATATAGAACAGACattttctgctgtgtgtgtgtgtgtgtatatgtgtgtgtttgacatCACCTTGCATGAGGTATGGAAGTTGTTTATGAATGGTAGTGGTTAATAGAGATGTTATTAAGTCACGTTAATGAATGCTGAACAAATGTTCCACTATGGCTTGTTAATTTTAGCAATGAAAACCAAATAATTATTCTTTACACACAACCACCAACACACATCCTTCCCTGCTGATGCTGGAGCACAAAGGCATGCTCTGTATCTGTAAATATTTACATGTCACCGGAAATAACATTCATTTATCAGTGAACGCCCCAATGTgctgtcagcacacacacactaactagcCAGGGGCCAAAGTGTTCTGCTTAACCACAACACAGATGAGAATACTTCTGTgaaaaagagaaagacagagaggtgtgtcCATATGCCCtgtgcatgtacagtatgtggccTGTATGCAGGGTCTAGGGGTTTCTACTGTGTGTGAGTGATGCATGGCATGATAACAGGTTCCAATCAATAGTCGGATGATAAATCAATGTACTCCTCACACTCAGTCATGGCAAGTTCTATCACTacatatcaaattgtatttgtcacatgtgctgaatacaactggtgtagactttccTGTGAAATACTTGTTTatgagcccttcccaacaatgcagagtttaaaGATATTAATAATAACTAAAGAGTAGCACAAGAGGAAGAAaagaaaatacacaagaatggagctatatacNNNNNNNNNNNNNNNNNNNNNNNNNNNNNNNNNNNNNNNNNNNNNNNNNNNNNNNNNNNNNNNNNNNNNNNNNNNNNNNNNNNNNNNNNNNNNNNNNNNNctatatacagggagtatcagtatcagatcaatgtggagctatatacagggagtaccagatcaatgtggacggcccaatttttcagtttttgatttgttaaaaaagtttgaaatatccaataaatgtcgttccacttcatgattgtgtcccacttgtttaTTCTTCATaaagaaatacagttttatatcttaatgtttgaagcctgaaatgtggcaaaaggtcgcaaagttcaagggggctgaatactttcgcaaggcactgtatatacagggagtaccagtaccagatcaatgtggagctatatacagcgagtaccagtaccagatcaatgtacagtagcagagtgaacagtctatggcaatttgggccttcctctgacaccgcctgatataaaggtcctgggtggcagggagctcagccccagtgatgtactgggctgttcacaccaccctctgtagtgctttgcagTCATTTACATActaagcggtgatgcagccagtcaagatgccctcgatggtgcagctgtagaactttttgaggatcgaGGGCCCATGCCATATCTTTACCGCCTCCGGGGGGGAAGAGGCGctgccgtgccctcttcatgactgtgaaGTGTGGACCATGTtgagtccttagtgatgtggacgccgAGGAACtggaagctctcgacccgctctacAATAGCCctggatgtggatgggggcgtacTCTCCCTCTTCCTACAATCCATGATCAGCTCCTGGTCCACTGAAGGTGAGGGGAGGCTGTTGTCCAGTAACACACTGTGGCTTCCCTGACCTCCTGTTGGCTGACTAATACAGATCACCAATAACAGGCCTGGCCACCGTCAACACTGAACCTTGATGATAACCAAGTCGCAGTGGCCACACAGCCTGGGTGAatgagggaggcagaggggactAACACAAATGGTCTGTGCTGAAGGTCAtcgtggcggaggtgttgttgcctaccctcacaaCCTGGTGCcggcacgtcaggaagtccaggatccagttgcagagggacaGGTTCAGTTCCAGGGTCCctaacttagtgatgagcttggag contains:
- the LOC118364512 gene encoding death-associated protein kinase 2-like; protein product: MAQIKLQNVEDYYEIGEVLGSGHFGQVRAVLERASKVNWAGKFLKLRRSASSRLGLERKSVEREVEILQSLQHANVMALRDVFESRAEVVLIVELISGGELFDFIAEKESLSEEEAIEFLKQILMGVGFMHTKNIAHFDLKPENIMLADKTMPHPHIKIIDFGLAHCLKQGEEYRSLSGTPQYIAPEVINYEPLSEAADIWSIGVITYILLSGLSPFQGDNDEETLKNIVGMIYEFEENYFTQTSAMAKDFIEKLLVKDPIERMTADECLVHPWIKPLTRKQADNRSRSSINMKSFKKFNAKRKWKMSYNMVWACNRLFRLQLQCKSRSQEDPELRQCESDQEDTETKPASLIRRRLSSSS